A window of Phoenix dactylifera cultivar Barhee BC4 unplaced genomic scaffold, palm_55x_up_171113_PBpolish2nd_filt_p 000502F, whole genome shotgun sequence contains these coding sequences:
- the LOC103707685 gene encoding pentatricopeptide repeat-containing protein At5g66520-like, whose product MASPAVLPPSPPQPSSTSSSSSSSDLHAHRRATIRGLDSCASMPELRQYHSQIVRLGLAADNDAVGRLLKFCALSPSGDLAYSLRLFSHLPRPDPFVFNTLFRAQPPSAARSALLYSDMLRRPVHPNEFTFPSLLQSIAADRELGLGRQVHAHVLKLGFGTDGYSGNNLLHMYLSCGLLAESLGLFHAMPHRDVVSWTTMISGLSELGFLDDARKLFDEMPERNSVSWNAMIAGYVRGGRFKEASGLFEQMRADGVELDRYVAASMLAACTGLGALEQGQWIHTYIKRRGIELDSKLATTVVDMYCKCGCLEKAYEVFSELPCKGLSSWNCMIGGFAMHGRGEAAIELFKEMEKEGVMPDDITLLNVLSACAHAGLVREGRHYFEYIVQAYHIEPKMEHFGCMVDLLGRAGLLEEAKKIIDEMPMEADAGVLGALLGACKIHGNVELGEQIGRLVIELDPQNSGRYVLLANLFASAGRWEDVANVRRLMNDRGVNKEPGCSVIERNGVVSEFIAGGRSHTQAKEMYAKVDEMMERIRAEGYVPDTGGVLHDTDEMNKDDSLYHHSEKLAIAFGLLHTRSGETIRISKNLRVCRDCHAASKIISRVFDREIIVRDRNRFHHFKGGECSCRDYW is encoded by the coding sequence atggCCTCCCCCGCCGTCCTCCCGCCTTCGCCGCCCCAACCATCGtcgacctcctcctcctcctcctcctccgaccTCCACGCCCACCGCCGCGCCACAATTCGCGGCCTCGACTCCTGCGCCTCCATGCCGGAACTCCGGCAGTACCACTCTCAGATCGTCCGCCTCGGCCTCGCTGCGGATAACGACGCCGTCGGCCGCCTTCTCAAGTTCTGCGCCCTCTCCCCCTCCGGCGACCTCGCCTACAGCCTCCGCCTATTCAGCCATCTCCCCCGCCCAGACCCCTTCGTCTTCAACACCCTCTTCCGTGCCCAGCCCCCCTCCGCCGCCCGCTCCGCCCTCCTCTACTCCGATATGCTCCGACGCCCCGTCCATCCCAACGAGTTTACTTTCCCCTCCCTCCTCCAGTCCATCGCCGCCGACCGGGAGCTTGGTCTTGGCCGCCAAGTCCACGCCCACGTCCTCAAGCTCGGCTTCGGCACCGACGGCTACTCCGGGAACAATCTCCTACATATGTACCTCAGCTGCGGCCTCCTTGCCGAATCTCTCGGTCTTTTCCATGCAATGCCTCACCGAGATGTTGTCTCTTGGACGACAATGATCAGTGGATTATCGGAATTAGGCTTCTTGGATGATGCCCGAAAGCTGTTTGATGAAATGCCAGAGAGGAACTCAGTTTCCTGGAATGCGATGATTGCGGGCTATGTGCGGGGTGGGCGGTTCAAGGAGGCATCCGGACTCTTTGAGCAAATGCGAGCAGACGGGGTTGAGCTCGACAGGTATGTTGCTGCTAGTATGCTGGCGGCTTGCACGGGTTTGGGTGCATTAGAGCAGGGGCAGTGGATTCATACATACATCAAGAGGCGTGGGATTGAGTTGGACTCGAAGCTGGCCACCACTGTGGTGGACATGTACTGCAAGTGTGGTTGCTTGGAGAAGGCTTATGAAGTTTTTAGTGAATTGCCATGCAAAGGGCTCTCGTCATGGAATTGTATGATCGGAGGTTTTGCGATGCACGGTCGAGGGGAGGCGGCGATCGAGCTGTTTAAAGAGATGGAGAAGGAAGGGGTGATGCCGGATGATATCACTCTGTTGAATGTACTAAGTGCATGCGCACACGCCGGGTTGGTACGTGAGGGCCGGCATTATTTTGAATATATTGTTCAGGCTTATCATATCGAGCCCAAGATGGAGCATTTCGGGTGCATGGTTGATTTGCTCGGTAGAGCAGGGTTGTTGGAAGAAGCTAAGAAGATCATAGATGAGATGCCTATGGAAGCTGATGCTGGTGTGTTGGGTGCACTTCTTGGAGCATGCAAGATTCATGGCAATGTCGAATTGGGGGAGCAAATTGGTAGGCTTGTCATAGAGTTAGATCCTCAGAACAGCGGGCGGTATGTGTTGCTAGCTAATTTGTTTGCGAGTGCTGGTAGGTGGGAAGATGTGGCAAATGTTAGGAGGTTAATGAATGACAGGGGAGTGAATAAGGAGCCTGGATGTTCTGTGATTGAAAGGAATGGTGTGGTCAGTGAATTCATTGCTGGAGGAAGGTCTCACACTCAGGCTAAAGAAATGTATGCCAAGGTTGATGAGATGATGGAGAGGATAAGAGCTGAAGGTTATGTGCCAGACACTGGTGGGGTGCTGCATGACACTGATGAGATGAACAAGGATGATTCCTTGTACCATCACAGCGAGAAGCTTGCGATTGCTTTTGGATTGTTGCACACAAGGTCAGGTGAAACGATTCGCATATCAAAGAACTTGAGAGTTTGCAGAGATTGTCATGCAGCAAGTAAGATCATATCAAGAGTTTTCGATCGGGAAATAATTGTAAGGGACCGAAACCGATTCCATCATTTTAAGGGAGGAGAGTGCTCTTGCAGAGATTACTGGTGA